TTAGAAAATGATGAGCAGATTATCCATTGGAAGCTGTTTTTTGCTCAAGCTCCTGAATCATTGATTCAAAGGAACCCGATTCCAGCATCCGGGCGAACTGGGACCGGTAATTGGCCACCAGACTGACGCCTTCCACCACAATATCATATACCATCCACTGACCGGCCTCGGTCCGGTACATCCGGTAATCAATGGGAATTTCAATGGTATCCGTGAAAATTTTCGTATCGATCTGGGCTTTGTCGTTCCGGACCTGTTCCTTGACAAACTCGACCTTTTCATCCGTATAGGACTCAATTTTTCCCACATAGGTCTCTTCCAGAAGCCGGGAGAACAGTTCCACAAAAGTCTGCCGTTCTTCATCCGTCCGCCCCCGCCAGTGACGGCCCAAGCTGAACTGGGACATTTTTTCAAGATCAAACCGTTCATATATTTTTTTGCGCAGGGCCTCCCGCCGAAGGGCGGTGTTGGCCTCCCCTTTGAACGCATCATCCTTTAAAACACCCAGAATGGCATCGATACCGGCTTCAAGCTGGGTCCGGGGGGAGATATCTTCCGCATACCCGGGAACCGGTGCCACCAAACACAGGCTCCATATCAAACATATGAGCACGATTTTTTTCATGAATTATTTTTCTTTCTGGATATTTTGCGTGAGCGCCGTTTCTATGATGGCTCTGGAAAAAGGCGGAGAAACGTTTTTCGTGTGGTCGGCACCGGGTTTCTGGTTGGGTTTGTGACTGGCACCACTGTATGCGGTAAGGGTCTTGTCACTGAAATGGATCTGATAATTGGGGCGGATGCCTTTTCCAGTGGTGCCCAGACACACGGTGGCATTTTCATCTGTCCCGATATTGTGCAACATTTTTTCCAGAAACACGGGGTTCAGTTCAGCCAGACGGGCCTCATCCCAGACAATACCTGTTTTGCCGGCTTTTCGGGCACCGGGTTTGGGCTTTAATTTATGAATCAAGGTTGACAGATTTTTCAGCTTGATCCCCAGATTTTTGACAGACCGTCTCTGGATCTCGCCTTCTGCCTGGGGTTTAAGAATCTTTAACTGTTCATTCACCTTTTCATACCCTTGTTTGGACTCTTCCAAGGCTTTCTGGTCGATCAGCGCATGCACATTTTTACACATGCGGTTTATTTCCTGTCTGGATTCTCTGAATTTATCAGGCTCCATGCTGTTGTTCTCCTTGTCAAAATTGGGTGAATCATACCCGGGTCAGGTTCA
Above is a window of Desulfotignum balticum DSM 7044 DNA encoding:
- a CDS encoding MlaC/ttg2D family ABC transporter substrate-binding protein; protein product: MAPVPGYAEDISPRTQLEAGIDAILGVLKDDAFKGEANTALRREALRKKIYERFDLEKMSQFSLGRHWRGRTDEERQTFVELFSRLLEETYVGKIESYTDEKVEFVKEQVRNDKAQIDTKIFTDTIEIPIDYRMYRTEAGQWMVYDIVVEGVSLVANYRSQFARMLESGSFESMIQELEQKTASNG